ggtgttcacattcagaaaaaaacacatctggattgatctggatgcggccgaatcctgcttaagccacatttttttccccagtgtgaacggggtataagagCACAAACAGGCCCGATGTTAGTGTATCTGAAGGACGTTCTCTCAGAAGCTGGGTGTCgtgtgctgtgattttgtcaccTCACCTTTGTTTATGTTTAGGTTTATGTTTAGGTTACAATGTGTTGGTTAGGTTTAACGTCTCccatctgcagcttctccacTGTTTCCTTGGTCAATAGTCCCACAAAGCCACCAGAGGATGAATAATCAATAACctgcataaaaagaaaaacaaaacaaaaaaaacatggtttCCTCcactcattttaaataaatgacctCATTCAAACATCTGAGGGCTCTGACACCAGAGCAGACCTTCCCCTGGCTGCATCTGTTTCGGCCTCATTGAAGCGATAAACACGGTGACGCAGAGTTTAGGTTTTGGTTTTAATTCGTGGGCCTGTTTTGGGTTTGATGATAAACAAAGTTGCAAAATTAAGTCTGAAGGAGTTATGAAGGGCagaggagatgtgtgtgtgtgtggttttaaagatatttttaatgtgtgtttgcagctgctcaTGTCTGAAaaaacagtggtggaggaagtactgaagcttggtacttaagtaaaagtacaaataaccagcaaaatatatactccagtaaaagtagaagtgctgcatcaacaatcctacttaagtaaaagtcttaagttgtatgtacttaaagtattaaatgtaaaagtactcacacactgaatatatattattgatttccattgcaaaggatatattcagcatgtttactgtgtcagtgttcctgctgtagattcatgtgatgattcatgttcatcagacattaatggatggacctgtgttagcagacagcagctaactagttagctaactgagccagagcaccggcatcatgactgaggctcattatagaaacacagctgcagcgtgacaccatctccatgcagagtctgacctcacatcagtccagcactgtgttcatcacatggaacaaggaactacagacactggagacatgtagtggaggagaaagtacaggtaacagctgcagcatggagtaaaagtataaagtatgcactattatttttacttaagtaaagtataaatacataaacaattacttaagtacagtaacgaagtacaaatacttagttacattccaccactgtgaAAAAAATATGTGCTGCTTTCTCCACTATCtggactgatgatgatgagaagCACATCCAGCGCTGGCAGGAGGAGGACTGCCAGTCTCTGCTTTGACGTCATGTTTAACCTCAGGGTGAGGGGTGTCGCAATCGACAAACCTTCCACCAGCCTACATCACTATCTGCGCTGTAAGAACTCAAACCGGCCGGGTGGCAAACGAGCTCCTCACTCTCGTCTCCAGCTGCTTAGATTTACAGGCCGCAGCTCATTCATGTGGCCAGGTAATGCTGATGGAACCGCCTGCTCTGCTCACCCGCCCTGAAAGTTGCATCACTCGTTCCAAACACCTACCAATCAAAACAGCAGATGTGCACATGAAGAACGTCTCATTTTAAAATGCCACCAGACTGACACACAAGCCAACAGAAgcactgctcacacacagcttCCTTTCTCTGTGGGCACCTCAACAACACCGTCACTCGCTCACATACTGTAGATCATGAGTCTGTAAATAGCAATAATTTGACAATAAAGTGGAAGTTAAATGGTAATATCCCCCTTCATTTCTTTTATTGGCCTTTTAAGCTGTTGGGGTTTTAACTGAAGCGTGGTTTTATTAGTTTGAGGCCTGACTTGCCCCTAATATACACAACATGAGGTAAAGAGCCGGATTCAGACTAACCTGGGCTTTGGTAGCATCAACACTAAACGTGGAGGTGGTGGTCATTTCACAGCTTTAATTTGGCTCCATATTCACAGGATTTACATTAATATACATGACAGTCCTGGTAATGTTGAAGACTGATGAGTAGGACGCTGCACTGATATAATGAAACTATAGTGTAGTCTTTGAGGTGTCACATCAAAGGGTTAAAGGTTTTGTGTCATTCCTTTACTGTGTTAGTTGCATCATCAGCTTGGACCACACCGCCACTGTCGCCCTGACTTTAATATGTCTGTGATttctcatgtgtttgtgtatagctgATGCTTTTACACAGGTGTGAAGTGATGGGTTATTCTGCTTCACCTCCTCATGGGTTGACTCTGCTCTTGTTTATGTTGATGTTCTCCTGCTCATCTCCTCCCAGTCAGAGGGGGTTAAACCGTTCAGCCTGTTGACTGCTATGAGGGACATGGCATGCTAATATTATTGCCATCAGATGTCCAAGGGCGGGGAAATGTCCTAATCATTTCCTCCCGAGTGCCCCTGAAAGAGAAGCCCAGtggcggggggtgggggggggtgcagtGGGGTGTTTGAACCCCGCCTGATGGGCTGTtgtggggggaggaggggaacGCTACAGCATCCGGATCGGACCGTGATGGTACAGGATGTGTGTGCTTAACTCCATTGAACTAAACTAAATAGGGAAGAAAGCCTTTAATGCCGACAATAAGCAGCCTTATTCAGCGGCGCGGCACAGACGCACAGCTCTGCGGAGCAGAAATTACGCACGGAGGGGCTGTTCTGTGGCAGCAGTTTAGGTATTCAAATCACTTCAATAAATCCATGGAATGCCCTTTAttcaaatatttctgttttgcCCCCCTTCAGCTTGATAACGAGATAATGTGTCCCCAGGCTGAATGTGCGTAAAAGTATTCTAAACaggaaactctctctctctgtctctccctctctctcccccccccccctctctctctctctctccctgagcgcgtgtgtgtgtatgtgtgtgtaagaggaaTACCCAGCTGGTCCCACAAGCCCTATAATACCAAGCACAACATGCTTTACCTTCAATGAAAGCTGAGACGGGGGGACGGTTGACTGCTGGTCCTGAAATCAACTCAGAGCTCAGAGCGTCGGTGTTTCAGCTGCACAGCTCTCCCGCATCTGCTTTATCACACCTTCTGCTGTGCGCCGGAACCCGGTTCATTCACTGACTCCCGCACATTTACCAAAAGCGCAGAGGCAGTGTGGATAAGGCGCATTCGTTTCTGGTTGTGACTGCTGTCAAAGGTGATGGTATCGTTCTCCGGCAGAGGAGTCCTCATGTGATGGTATGTCAGTTTGGAGATAGGGGCCACTTTTGGGAAACGTGTTAGGTTTTCCAGAACTGTTATTTTTGTCCTTTGTTACCTTTCCTCTGGCTCGAGCATGGCTCTCTACTCTCGGTTTGTGGTTGTGCTGCTGTACGGATGGAGTTATCTGTGCGTTGGATACTGCGCGATGCTGAAAACAGACAATTTCCCCGAGAGACGGAAGGTGGATTTTACGCATTCAGAGGATAAAACGTACGCGGCTAAAGAGGAGCAGGACGCGCTTTTACAGGATACAATGACGGAGCACATGCAGATGCTTTACGCGAAGTACAACCGTGCTGGATTTCCCTTCAAGGACGGCAACACGGTCCGAAGTTTCAAAGCGCATTGGGGTACGTATCCAAACTTTTACGCATGTTAGGAAGACAGTCCTCTACATAAAGGGATGTTGGGGAAACTTTTTTTCATTAAGTTTCTataatttttttaactttaaaacaagagaaaacgTCATTATTGTGCTGGATTGCAAAGCTGAAGCTGAAATACACCTGTTGATCCAGTTGTGGAAATGAGATCAACCTGTTCCTCTTCCTCCGTGTGCCAGCCAGGGAGATTCGCATCAGATTGAACATCCACACAATTGTTTTCACACTTTGAGATTTTACTGTCAGATAGTCAGGATAGATTTCCCCGGGGCCAGGACCCTGGCAGCTGCCcagcctctgtgctgcagcacgGTTCGGAGACTTTCCACTAACAGCGAGCTTCTGCGTTTCAGGTGTTTTTTatgcgtgtttttttttctcccggGACGTTGATATAAACTTTAATCCTGTAAACTCTGGGCTGCCTTCAGGCTGCGCTGGGTTATTATCACTTGGACTTGCATTATTAAATGCACCCAGCTTCCACTCAGGGTCAGACTTTGTTAGATTATACTGCCTCCTGTCGCCTGGTAGGTGCACCTCAGCAGGTCTGTGTCCATGCAGACTTCTCTGCAGATCGACAACCCTCACAGTGACTGTGTGATGAATGctggtgtgttttcttttcaaaacaCTGAATCTTAAatactatcatcatcatcatcattatggGGTCACTTTTTGAACTGTTGTACAGCTGTGTTGCACTTTATAACTCATATTACTCATTATACACACAGGTACTATAAACACGAAGCAGCTGCAGATTTTCAACCTGACCTCCCTCACCAAGTCAGAAGACGTGCTGTCAGCCACTCTTCATTATTACATTGGAGACCTTCAGAACAACACTCAGGGGTGCTCCAGGTCCAAGAGCTGTGCCCGCCACGGTCCCCGCAGGCACAGCCACATCCACATGGTCATCTGGAGTTTCGCCTCGGTGGATAACAAGATGAGGACTCTGGGACATTTTCGGATCAATGTGTCCACCCTCTACAGGGACTTTATATCATGGCAGTGGAAGGACATAACCCGCGTGGTCAACCAGGCCAAACACCATGACCAGCTGCTCATTGGGATTGATGTGGCTTCACAGGGGCCCCAGCCATGGAAGAAGCTCCTTTCAGACCGCTCACCCTACATCCTGGTCTATGCCAATGACTCGGCCATTTCAGAACCTGAGAGTGTGGTAGCCACTCTGCAGAGACACCACTCAGTGGGAGCCGAGGGCTCCATTTCACACAGCTTCCACAAACTGGGACTGCAGGAGCGAAACGACACTGAAGGAGAGCAGCCGCAGCCCAGACACAGGCGATCAGTGAACGTCCTGCTCCCCTTACAGAACAATGAACTTCCTGGGCCCGAGTATCCATATGAGACGACTGGGTGGGACGAGACAAGTCCGTATGAACCTTTTGAAAACAAGCAGGCCCGCAGGCCGCGAAAAAAGACTCGCAAGAACCAGCGGCACAAGATGCCCCTGCTGCAGTTTGACGAGCAGACGATTAAAAAGGCACGAAAGAAGCAGTGGAACGAGCCCAGGAACTGCGCACGCAGGTACCTGAAAGTGGACTTTGCTGACATTGGATGGAGTGAATGGATTATATCACCAAAGTCATTCGATGCCTACTACTGCTCAGGGTCCTGCCAGTTCCCCATGCCCAAGGTGAGACTCACACACCAACAGAGCTGAGGGCTCACAGGATAATATCAGCTGTCACATATTGTCAAAAATTCAATATTGTGCATACTTAGCTGCGAGTGAAAGGGCCTgtactgctgcagctctgttctACAGACCGTCATGTCTTCATATCCAGATTTTTAGTTCTTCgccatttaaaggtagggtaggagatttcgaaaactcagtgagagttgGCCAGATTTCAAaggtaaacacacgcccctttctctcggagctcaccctgaagccacgcctccaatcacatggattgTCGTCttcattacctgaagacgattACAGATTGTTGCCCAGATGTGGGTCTTTTTACTTCAGACTCATCTTGTGGGTCAATGACTCCCTAAAAAATGTTGAGGACGCCCCTTGTTTAAATTATTATGATGCACCAGCAGACTGTAACACCCCCCCACACAGCACCGAGGACACATCTGCCACAGTATGGAATACATTATGTAAATAGAGCAGACCCTGCTCTGCTATCAGTGCATCTATCAGCTCCTTGTTTATGGCTGCTCTTACTGCTCTGCGTTACATTAACATCAGCAGTTCCTGAAGTCTCTCTGTCTCATATTATAGATGATAATGTCAAGCTTTAGGCTTTAATCTTCAGCAACAAAGATAAACTACTTACTGCCAGGAGTTCTTTTTATCTCTTACAGAAATCCAAatgattttgtgttttggaGATCTGTGTTTATGCATTTAACTGCACTGAGCATGCGTAAGGAGCAGGTGGCTGACTGTGACTGCTCACTAAATGCACATAAATGAGCCGCACAAAGAAACTTCAGCTCCACGGCAAGATAACATCACAGGTATTTTAAACATGGCCGGAATGCATGAGCTCCATCCACTTAATTCATTACCTTGGAGTCGCCGGTCTTTGTAGTCGTGTGTAATTAGTCCCAGCAGTAGCGCCTAGGGCTTTCAGGGCGGCCGCCTCCCTCTCCTGCAGGTTTCTGCTCAGTCAGACAGGCCTGGGACAGAGACAGGTTAGAGTTTCAGAAGCTGCTAAATAGCTACAATTACAATCTTTTTTCCATCACTTTGTGGATCCTGCAGAGACTTGACGCTGCTGATCAGGTGTTTGAACCTCAGGCTCTCAGATGATGTCCCATTTGTGCACTAAGCTCTGCACGTGTTCAAACCTCAGCTGCACCTCAGCAGTTCACCAACACTATGATATTAACAACAGAAGGGTGAAAATGAATGTGCTGCAAGTAGAGCAGTGACTAAACTAGACTAGACGTTAAGACGTATGCAGAACTCTAGACTTTCCTGGAACAATTGTTTCATCGTGCACTTTTGGACGTTGATAGTGCGTCTCTGCTTCACTAGCAGCAATGGTGCAGAGTGGTGGTTACATTACAGCTGAGCTAAAAGAGTCAGAGCAGGGTGAGCTGTCAGAGATGTGCTTCAACCACGTCCTTCTGAGGGGACTGAAGTTCACAGCGATGATTTTAACGTTTCTCTTTCACTTGCTTTAGGCTCTGAAGCCCTCTAACCACGCCACCATCCAGAGCATAGTGCGGGCAGTGGGGGTGGTCCCGGGTATCCCCGAGCCGTGCTGCGTCCCCGAGAAGATGTCCTCCCTCAGCATCCTCTTCTTTGACGAGGATAAGAACGTGGTGCTGAAGGTCTACCCCAACATGACGGTGGATTCCTGCGCCTGCAGATAGTTTCCCTCTGCGCCCGCCTGCACGCACCTcacatcatcacacagagaagtcaaaacaacacacgcagccaatcacatggcctCTCCTTCTGTTTCATACCAATATCCGTTGAACACAACTTCCCCCCTTTTGCACTGGAGGAGAGCGCAGCCTGCTGTTCCAGGTGAAGAGGAGACTGGTCTGTTCACGGTGTGATGGAGTGACACTCATGGAAGATTACTGGAAAGGCTCCAGCTCCACCCACCAGCACCACTGCTGCTGAGTTCACTGCTGGGCGACAGCAGGGTGGAGGCCATCATCACAGACTCActatcaacacacagacacacagctgaggcgtaaaaagagacaaaaactgaAGGGAAACTGTGACTTTTCAGGAAAAATGATCCGAGCTGACGCCTCCGttctcacctctctctccttcatagCTTGAAATGGTCTTCATTCATCACCACAACGTCACCTCTGCTCGCACTTGCATGGTTTTTGTTACTATGTGTAAGTATTTATGTCTGTACTATCACTGTGTTACTCACTATATGAGAATTTATTATTGTCTAATGATTGGCTTGGCTGCTATAGAGGGTTATATTAGGTTCCAAAGCCAGAATTGTGATGTAGACTGTAGATTGCCTCACATATTTGTGTTTAGATCCATGCTCCACTGTTGTACAGAACCCACATTTTAAGAGTTTATTATAAGCAGGAGAGTAAgctacttttttgtttttattattaactGGCTGATGTTTTCACCGAGGAAACCTTAATGCTTTAGCAGTAAATCTTAAATTCTTAACTTAAATTCACACGTAAAGGGATAAAAGTCTGTGGACGCAGCAGCCAACAGATGATGCAGTAGTTGTGGTGTTTCCATGCATCACGCTGCTTACAGTAACCTCCAGCTGATGACAACAAATTCTTTGGtttgctaaacacacacagacatatcaAAGGAGAACCAAGGCTGTCACCAAGTCTATAAGAGCTTCTAGATGCTCTCAAACCCTCATAAAACCCGAGAAGTTCGAAAAGACGTCATATCTGCTGCAGTCGGTTAATGTGAGCGGTTTAAATGAGCCTGATGTGTCTGAACGAATTCGTTTTGGCATTTTGGCAGTTGACTCTGTGCTTAGTGAGGCTCATCAGTGCAGGTTTTCACCAGTTTTCCTTGAAAATACCTGCATTTGTTTGAAGGTTAGAAATCGCCTGGATTCATTTATGTTCTTAAaggctctacatggaagaaCTCCATagatttttatataaatataaactctTTATCAGATAAAAATACGCCCTGACAGCCTGTGGACAGCTGAAGAACACTCTGAGTGGATGGTCGGTGGTGTCCTGGTTTTCACATGTAGGAGCTTTAATTTCCAAACAGGGTCATGTGGTGACAGAAAGCCTTCATTCATCTGAATatcttctttttaaaaaacaataaatacaaacataagCCAGACGTGAGCTACTCATCATACGATGATCAGGCAGAGCTGATCGGCTCACCAAAGCCTTTACATCATTACATGTTATTATGTAGAGTGGATTTTAGATGTGCTCTGTCACAGTTCATTCAGATATTTATTCCGAGCAGATGAAACAGCAGCAGGCCGTGTTTTTTCTACAGACGTGTACATTGTTTGTGTATATAGCTGGCTGCAGCACGCCGGCCTCGCCGCGGCGGGACGGCCGGGTTCCTGCTCAGTTTGCAAAAGAAGCAGCTTGAGATATTTTTTTAGTGTATGAAcgaacagtaaacacagagtgTATTCTTTTGATATGACCGCTGGTGGAATTATTCTCAAATGtatttcaaataataataattcactaTTTTGATATTCCAGAGACATTTATTTTGTGTCGATACTTAACGGCAGATTGTTTAACTTTATATATTTTGTACTGACACCTTCGTGCTTCCTCATCTTGTGCCAATACAGACTTTAAAATGCATGCTAGAGGACGGAGTGCACTGCAGCCCGCAGCCATGCGGCGCGGTGTGTCCGAGCTGACGTCACGGCTCCATCTTATCTTGTAAATGTTACGCTGTAGCtataaaacaaactaaaaggAAACGCTTGTACAATAAGCttcataaaaatatatttgtatatggAAAAGACCTTTAACATGCATCtatttattttctgtatgtTGCATATCGTGCTGGGGTGCGGAGCTCTGACATGTGGATGGGTTTTATATCTGTGAACTGTTGGGATGTGTCGTCCCTCCTCTGAGCTCTGCACTCAATGAGATGAATAAAAGTCTGCAAATCTCAGAGCCATCCGGGGTTTTTCTAAGAGTCACAAACACGGTAACAAAAGGAAAGaggattctctctctctcctcggcAGCTTTCTGAGTAACTTATAATCAATATTTGACAAAAAACTCCCCTAACAGTAAATATTTACATGCGTACATACTGAACATTTGACTCCAGTGAGTCCAGATGTTTTGTGTTGCTTTGATACAAGCTCCCTATTTTTATTCAGTGATGGATTTATTTAATCACAGCATTTGATTATTGAAATAATAAATCATCTCAGTCAGTCGGCGTCATCCTGAACACCTCTGTTTTAACTCTTCGTGTGTTACCATTGTTTACTTCCTCCTCGAAGAAACAACAAGTCAAACAGAGCTTTGCAGAGGTTGAAGCTCAGTTTGGCTGCTGAGACTCcagagtgtttgtgtctcattttAACTCTTTAAGTAACTGTaacaatccatccatcttctattaacccACTTTATCCTgaagtgcagggtcacagggggctggagcctaccAGGTACACCCTGGCAGgtgtcaccagtccatcgcagggcaacacagacacCATACCAcaccagtcacactcacacgtcaccaattaacctagcaCGTCTTTAGACTGTGGGCGatacccggagaaaacccactcCACagagaaaggccccagtcagaatcgaaccaggaacctgTCGCTGTGAGGCGGCGCTGCTAAACACTGCCGCCCCTGTAACAATCCATCAGACTTTATCCATAAAAACTCCTAATCTAGAAAAGTAATCAAATTATTAAACTAATCTGGTCTGAACATGCAGATTCCCTAAAACAACAAGAAGATGTTTTATCTGGTTTGGCTGAGAGTTGTCTTCAGTATAGtgatcttcacacacacacacacacacacacacacaccagtaggAAGTGGACAGAGAAGTGACAGTAACCGACAGCGACCGACTTGTCCTTATCACCCATGTCAGGGGCCTCACAGACACATTACCACCAGCAGTATTTGCCGTCTTTAACTGTTTAGTGTAACAGCTTGACTCAGGTTGTGTGTTGCTCCTCTCTGACTGTGTTGTGAACATGcacaaccacagcagcacaacacaagTCTAAAGGAAGCAGCAACCTGCAGTGTGTATGAGCCTTTCTTACATgctgtgctccctcctcctcctcttcacctcctgtCTCCTGGGACAGACTCATGACCGTCTTTTTACCAACATGTATTCATGTTTGTTCAAAAATGACACAGCACCCCCCTCTGACCAGTCAATGCAATTTTATGAATCCACAAAGGAGCGACGGAGGcgcacacctctctctctcacacacacactgaacacacgtTCAGCAGTCTATgtacacatatacagtatatgtaatATTTACAGCGTGTAAGGTTTACATGAAGGAACATGGAGGAGCTCGGGTTGTGTAAACTGTGTACTTTGAATGCTTGTGCTTTACATTGTGCAGTATATACATGGACCCATGGTACACAGTGGACTTACAGTAAACCTTAAGtgtttaaaaatggaaaatacaCATAACACATTTTAATCCCTAAGCTCCTAAAACCCCCGTCAGAGTAAACCGTGAGggttttctgctcctcctcatgtCATCAACGCCTCAGCCTGAgcagagcccccccccctctcctggAGGAGCTGGGAACCGCATAGTTGACACAGCTTCAAAAAGGTAAATATTTCCTCAGCTCCGGCACCCCGC
The genomic region above belongs to Parambassis ranga chromosome 9, fParRan2.1, whole genome shotgun sequence and contains:
- the bmp3 gene encoding bone morphogenetic protein 3, producing the protein MALYSRFVVVLLYGWSYLCVGYCAMLKTDNFPERRKVDFTHSEDKTYAAKEEQDALLQDTMTEHMQMLYAKYNRAGFPFKDGNTVRSFKAHWGTINTKQLQIFNLTSLTKSEDVLSATLHYYIGDLQNNTQGCSRSKSCARHGPRRHSHIHMVIWSFASVDNKMRTLGHFRINVSTLYRDFISWQWKDITRVVNQAKHHDQLLIGIDVASQGPQPWKKLLSDRSPYILVYANDSAISEPESVVATLQRHHSVGAEGSISHSFHKLGLQERNDTEGEQPQPRHRRSVNVLLPLQNNELPGPEYPYETTGWDETSPYEPFENKQARRPRKKTRKNQRHKMPLLQFDEQTIKKARKKQWNEPRNCARRYLKVDFADIGWSEWIISPKSFDAYYCSGSCQFPMPKALKPSNHATIQSIVRAVGVVPGIPEPCCVPEKMSSLSILFFDEDKNVVLKVYPNMTVDSCACR